Genomic window (Dictyoglomus thermophilum H-6-12):
GGTTTAATCTCTATAGACTTTTTCCAGTGTCTCCAAGCTTGAGATACGTTGTCTTCAAGAAGGTAAGTTATACTAAATAATACATTAGAATAGAAATCTTCATTAGAGGAATTTTTCAATAGTTCAAATTTATTCTCTAAAAGTAGATCTCCTAGTTTAGTAGTTTTAGCAAAGGGGGAAGTGAGTAAAATTAAAAGGAGAATTATTAAGCTAATGCTTATGTATGTCCTTTTTCTCATGACCGTCTCCTTAAATTTTAATCTGATAATTAATTATACAACGTAGATTAGCTTGAAAATATTATCAAATAGAGTGTAAAATTTTTAAAAATAACTTGTGTTAGTTCAAAATATTTTGCATTTAAATAATTTGGAGGAATAAAATGACAAAAAAGAAAAAAGCTCCTACTAGTTGGGACGTGGCTAGACTTGCAGGGGTTTCTAGATCTACCGTATCTTTTGTGCTTAATAATACCCCTGGAATAAAAATAAGTGAAGAGACAAGGAAAAGAGTGCTAGAGGCTGTAAAGGCTCTTGATTATAAGCCAAATGCTATAGCTAGGAGTCTTGCAAAGCAGAAAACAGAGGCTATTGCATTTTTTGTTTTGGATATTGCAAACCCAGTTTTTCCTAATATGGCAAGGGGTATAGAGGATGTTGCGAGACAGAATGGATATATTTTACTTCTTTGCAATACCGATGGTAAGAGTTTAAGAGAACTGAGATATATGAATATAATGTTGGAGAGGAGAGTAGATGGAATAATTGCTGGAGCATTATCTAATGAAGAGGTAAGCAAAATAGCCCAAAAGAAAAATATGCCTCTTGTAATTCTTGAACATCCAAGATTACAGGAACACGATGTAGTTTATGCTGATAATGTTAAAGGAAGTTATGAGGCAGTGATGCATCTTATTGAGTTAGGACACAATAGGATTGCTCATATAACCATAAACCCTGAAAGCATAATTGTTCAAGAGAGAATTGAGGGATACAAGAAAGCCCTTGAAGATGCTGGTATTCCTTTCGATGCTGATCTTTTGAAAATATTTTATGGGAAAGTTGATGAAGAAAGTGCAATAAACGAGCTGTTTTCACTTCCTGATCCTCCTACAGCCATTTTTACTTTTAGTGATTTTATGGCAATTCAAGTTATGAAGATATTAATTAGAAGGGGATATAGGATTCCAGATGATATTTCAGTAGTTGGTTTTGATGACACTCTTGCTAACTTAACAATACCTGCTTTAACTACTGTTTCTCAACCTTTTTATGAAATGGGTGCAAAGGCTGCTGAAATATTAATTGAAAGATTGAAAAATCCTAATATGCCTATACAGCATGTAAAATTGCCAACAAAATTAGTAATAAGAGAGAGTACTGCAAAAAGAAAATAAAAATCAAGTTTAAATTTAAATAATTTAAATTTTAACGATTATGGTATAATTTTACCAAATTATAAAAACGTTTTTTTGGGAGGTGTAAAAATTAAATGGTAGATTTGAAAGAAATTGCAGAGGCTGTGATAAAAGGAAATAGAAAAAAAGTCCAGGAACTTGTTAGCAAAGCTTTAGAGGATGGTTTGAGCCCTGAAGAAATTATAAACAACGGTCTTCTTGCAGGTATGAGTGTAGTTGGGGAGAGATTTAAAAACAATGAAATCTTTGTGCCAGAAGTATTGGTTTCTGCTAGGGCAATGCAGGCTGGAATGGATATACTAAAACCCTTGATTGCTAAGAACCCTGGTATTATTAAAGGGAAAGTAGTTATAGGAACGGTTAAGGGAGATTTGCATGATATAGGTAAAAATTTAGTAGCTATGATGTTAGAAGGAGCTGGATATCAAGTGTTTGATTTAGGAATTGACGTTCCACCAGAGAAATTTGTGGAAGCTATAAAGGAGTATAATCCAGATATAGTAGGTATGTCTGCTTTATTGACTACCACAATGCCTCAAATGGGAGTAACTATAGAAGTTCTTAAGAAAGAGGGGGTAAGAGATAAAGTTAAGGTAATTGTGGGAGGAGCTCCTGTTACAGAGACTTTTGCTAAAGAGATAGGTGCTGATGGTTATGCTCCTGATGCTCCTTCTGCAGTAGAGCTTGTGAATCAACTCTTAGGTTTAAAGTAAATGCATGAGATCAAGGTATTAAACGAGAATAAAATTATATATGCAAATGAGGGAGAAAATCTCCTTGATATATTGAGGGATAACAATATAAATATTGTCTCTCTATGTAATGGCGTGGGATGGTGTGGAAAGTGTAAAGTAAAGATTTGGAGTGGAAAAGTTTCAGCCTTAACGGGAGAGGAGAAAAAACTTCTTTCTGATGAAGAGATTAAAAATAATATTAGACTTGCTTGTCAATTGTGTATTAAGGATGACTTAGAAATAGAAATTTTAGAGAAACATGATTTTTTTAACTTTTCTAAAGGATTGGAATATAAGTTTGTTTTAAACCCTCCTATAAGGATAAGTAAAATTTTCCATAAAATAGATGAAAGAGATATAGTTAAGTCTTATTTAGAATGTATAGAAAAATATGGTGTTTTTGTAAAAGATTTGAATCTGGTTAAGAAATTGACAAATTTTGTCAAAGATAATTATTTTGATGCGTCCATAATAATCTTTGATGAAGAAATTATAGATATAAGAGAAAAAGATTTGGAAAAAATTTATGGGGTTGCGGTAGACTTGGGAACTACAACTCTTGTAGCTACTCTTTTTGATATCACTAATGGTGGAAATTTAGGGGCTAAGATGGAGGTTAATCCTCAGGTATCTTATGGGGCTGATGTCCTTTCTAGGATTAATTACATAATGACTCATAGGAATGGGCTCCCTGTCTTACAGGATTTAATAGATTCTAAAGTAGAAAATATGATTTTAAGTCTTTGTGAAGAAAATAAAATAAATCCTGAGGACATATATCTAATTTCTGTAGCTGGTAACTCGATAATGACTCATATTTTTTTAGGGGTAAATCCCTTAAGTATTGGTGTTTTTCCTTTTACACCAGTGTTTAGAAGGGGTTTAATAGTGTCATCTCGGAATCTTTTTAAGGGTATCAGAAATGCAAAAGTTTATACTTTTCCTCTTATTTCTGGATATGTAGGGGGAGATATTGTCTCTGGAATACTTGCTGTGGGTATGGATTATGAAGATAAAAATATCCTTCTTATAGACATAGGAACTAATGGAGAGATAGTACTAAAGTACAAAGATGAATTTTATGCCTGTGCTACTGCAGCAGGCCCTGCTTTTGAGGGAGGAAATATATCTCAAGGGATGATAGCAGTAAATGGTGCTATAGATCATGTATGGCTTGAGGATGAAAATATAAGGTATAGCGTAATTGGAGATGAGCAGGAAAAAGGTATAACTGGTTCTGGATTAATAGATGCGGTAGCTTTAATGCTTGATCTAAAAATAGTCGATGAGACAGGTAGAATGAAAAAGGAGTACTTTAATATAGGAAAGGTAAAGATAACTCAAAAGGATATAAGAGAGTTCCAATTAGCAAAATCTGCAATAAGGGCTGGAATAGAAATGGTTCTTATTAAGGCTGGTATTTCTTATAAGGATTTGGATAAGGTATATATATCAGGTAATTTTGGAAACTATATTAATTTAGAAAATGCCATCAAAGTGGGACTTTTACCTCCTCTTGAAATGGGAAAATTTGTAATATCGGGAAACACCTCTTTAATTGGAGCAGAGCTACTACTTCTTGATAAAAATTTTATTAAAAAAAGTGAATCTATTATTAGCAAGATTAAATATATAGAATTATCCTCATCTTCCGAGTTTCAAGATTTATTCATTAAGTTTATGAGATTGGGGGCGGGATATTATGAATAACAAAAATAAAAGGCTTGTTATTCCACTTTTAGGAGCCCCTGGGGTCAAACTCACGGATACTACTCTTAAAGAAAACTTGAGCGATCCCTTTGTTCAATTTAAGACTCTTTATAAGATTGTGGAGAGATTTAATCCTGATGGAATTTTTCCTTTTATGGATCTCACAGTAGAGGCAGAGGCTTTGGGTTTAAAGATTGAGTTTCCTGAGAATGATAACCCATCGGTTAGGGAGCATCCTGTTAAAAATAGAGATGCTTTAAACGAGATAAAGAGAAAATGGAAGGGTGTCTCTGAAAGAATGATTACTTTTATAAAAGTTTGTGAGATGATGGCAAAAGAGTTTAATATTTTAAAGGGAGGATATGTGATAGGACCTTTTACCCTTGCAGGAGAGCTTGTGGGAGTTAATGATTTAGGAATTAATGTTATAGAAGATCCAGATTTTGTTGAAGAGGTCGTAGATTTTACAACAAGTGTAATTTTCGAGTATGCTAAGGCTCTTTTGGAAACGGGTATAGATATGATTGCAGTTTTAGAGCCTACAGCGGTAATTCTTTCTCCCCAGCAATTTAGGGAATTTTCAATGAAACATTTTAAACATCTTTCATCAGAATTAAAAAAACCAGTTATTTATCATATATGTGGGAATACCAAGCATTTAATTGAGGATATGGGAAAAAGTGGTGCATGGGGTTTGAGCCTTGATAGTGCTGTTGATCTGAAATGGGCTTCTGAAATAGTTCCTTCGGATGTTAGACTCATAGGTAATTTAGATCCTGTAAAAGTATTCTTACAGGGTAATCCTGAGATGATATATGAAAAGACTAAGGAACTTTTGGAAAAAATGAGAGATGTAGATAATTTCATACTAAGTTCGGGCTGTGATATTCCTTTGGGAACACCTTTAGAAAATATTGATGCGTTTATGCAGGCTGCTAAAAGTTTTAAATAGTTATTGAAAAACTCCGACGATTTTGGTATTATATCTGATAAACTTTATAAAATTTTAGGAGGTGATGAAGTTGGTATGGATCATGCCTTGCCCGAAAAGGGCGGTTCACATAGAAGCAAATATACTGAAACTTTATAAAAGGAGGTATGAGGATGTTAAGGACAATTGAAGAAATAAATGAGAAAATCCGCCAGGGTAAGGCAGTGGTGGTTACTGCTGAAGAGATGATTGATATTGTAAAAGAAAAGGGTGTGGAGAAGGCAGCAAAGGAGGTTGATGTGGTAACCACAGGAACATTTGGCATTATGTGTTCGTCAGGAATATATTTTAATATAGGACATACAAAGCCAAGGATAAAGTTAGGTGGAGGAAAGGTTTATTTAAATGGGGTTCCAGCTTATGCTGCTTATGCTGCAGTAGATCTTTTCCTTGGAGCAAATGCACTTCCTGATGATGATCCGAGAAACAGATATTATCCTGGTGATTTTGAATATGGTGGAGGACATGTGATAGAGGATCTTGTTTCTGGAAAAGAGATTAGAATTACAGCACAAGCTTATGGTACAGATTGTTATCCCAGGAAGTTTTTAGACGCATACATAACTATACACGATTTAAATGAGGCTGTACTTTTTAATGTGAGAAATGCTTATCAAAATTATAATGTGGCTGTAAATTCTTCAGATAAAACCATATATACATATATGGGTATGTTAAAACCTCGTTTTGGAAATGCAAATTATAGTAGTGCAGGACAACTCTCTCCTCTTTTAAATGATCCTTATTATAAGACTATTGGAATAGGAACTAGAATATTTCTTGGTGGAGGAATAGGATATGTGGCCTGGCATGGTACACAGCATAACCCTAATGTAGAAAGAACAGAAAGAGGAATACCTAAGGGAGGAGCAGGTACCCTTGCAGTTATAGGAGATCTCAAGCAGATGAGCAGTGAGTGGCTCCGAGGGGTAAGTATGAAGGGTTATGGGGTATCTCTTGCTGTTGGAATAGGAGTTCCGATTCCTGTTTTAGATGAGGAGATCGCTTTTTATACATCGGTAAGTGATGAAGATATATTAGCACCTGTAGTGGATTATGCTACTACTTATCCTAATAGAGGCTCTGAGGTAATAACTTATGTGAGTTACAAAGAACTGAGAAGTGGAGAAATAGAACTTTTTGGGAAAAAGGTTCCTACAAGTCCTCTCTCTAGCTATCCTAAGGCAAGGAGAATTGCAGAAATTCTCAAGGAATGGATTAAAGAAGGTAAATTTTTACTTACTTCTCCATCTGCTCCAATTCCTGGGGTAGAATCGGGGATTAAATTTAAGCCCTTTAGTGGGAGAGAGATATTGGAGGAGGTGGAGAAGAGATGAGAACGGAAAGAATAGTTTTGCATTTTCCTAAAGAGCTTGCAGATAAACCAGTGATTGTGAACTTGGTAAAGAAGTTTAATTTAGATTTTAATATATTAAAGGCAACTATCACCCCTGATGCGGAAGGGGTTATGGTGTTGGAAATAACAGGGGAAGATAATAAGTTTTCAGAAGGTATCGAATATTTAAAAGAGCTTGGTGTTTCTATACAGCCTTTATCAAAGGATGTAATATGGCTTGAAGATAAATGCGTCCACTGTGGATATTGTGTGAGTTATTGTCCTACAAAAGCGCTCAATAGAGATGAAAAAACTCTAACTGTTAGTTTTGATTCTCAGAAATGTACTGCATGTGGAATATGTGTTGAGATTTGTCCATATAGTGCTATGGAGATGAAAATTTTTGTATAGGCTAACTCAGATTTAAAGGGGGAGAGATTTTTTCATTTTCTCCCCCTTATTTTATGAGATGTCTTCAGATAAGTATGTAGAGAGAACTTATAGAAAGTATATGAAAGCTCTTGATCTTGTATCTTTTCAGGTAAAGATACAAGAAAGTGATCTTTATATTTTGGCAAAAAAAGATTTAAAAAAAGAAGCTGAAAAGTTTTTACTTTTCTATAGAAAGCAAATTGAGGATTATATTTTAGAAGATCCAGTATTTAAATTAACTCTAAGTCCACATAGACCAAAGGATAATGCTCCTGAAATAGTGCAAGATATGTGCTTTTGGTCAGGGAAAGCAGGAGTTGGACCTATGGCATCGGTTGCTGGAGCTATAGCAGAATATGTAGGAAAGGAACTTCTAAATTACTCCGATGAAGTAATTGTTGAAAATGGGGGTGATATATTTATTTCAACAAAAAAAGAGAGGAAAGTAGCAATATTTGCAGGAGAATCGCCTTGGAGTAATAAAATAGGAGTTTTAATTCCCCCTAACTCAACCTTAGGAGTATGTACATCTTCAGGTAAAGTAGGTCCTTCATTAAGTTTTGGAGTGACAGATGCGGTTATGATTGTTTCTAATTCTGCGGTATTTTCTGATGCTTTGGCGACAGCTGTTGGGAATATGATTAAAAATGAAAAGGATGTAGAATTGGGAATTGAATTTGCACGAAAATTCCCTGAAGTAATACAGGTTGTGATAGTTTTTGATAAACATCTTGGAGTTTGGGGGAATCTTGAGCTTATAAAGTTATAATCATATAATTTCAATTACTACCTGAACATTATCATCGACATCATTTATATCAACAATTCTTCCTTTAAAATCGGGATCATTAATTAGATTTTTTATTTCTTCAGGTGATATCTCTATCTTTTCTCCATATTTTCCAGCATAGGTACTGGCAAATTTTAAGCCCCAGCTTAAAAATGATAGAGGAACCGTTATATTTACAATATTTCTTTCTTTTTCAACGACATTTACTCTTAAATATCTTTTCTCTTTTTTACTTACTTCTTCAAGCTTTTTTATAAGTTCTTCTGCCTCATCGGCCCTTATTCTTCCTTCTTCTACAAGTTTTAGAATTTTATACCTCTCTTCCCTCATCTTTATATTCCTCCTGTATTTAGGGAATATTAGTTTTATGCCAGTATAAATGAAAACTAAAGGCCATAGTTTCCAAAGGTCTTTTAATACAGGGACATCAAAATTATTAGCTAAAAGTGACAAGCCAATGATTATTAGAAAAATACTCCAAAAGACTTTATTAAACATTTTCTCCCTCCTCTAAAATCTTAAGGGCATCTTGTACAGTTATCTCTCCTTTTTCCAACTTATTTATGATCCATTTAACTTTATCTTTAGGTTCTTCCTCTTCCTCGAGGAGTCCTAACTTTTTAAGAATATTATCTAACTTACTCCTTACCGTAGGATAAGAAAGTTTTAGAATTCTTTCCATTTCCTTAACGTTTCCTCGAGTTTTTAAAAATAGCTCTAAGAATTCAAGTTCTTCTTGAGGAAGGCTTGCTAAACGGTTTACCCAAAACTCTCCTTCTATAGTAATTTTGCAATTAGGGCATTCTAATTTTTTTATTATCATTTCGTTGCCACATATAGGGCATCTCGGTAAAGGATGAGACATTTTTATTCCTCCTTTAAATTTTCATGGATAATTTTATAAAGTTTAAAATAAAAAATCAATATTTTAAAAATTGATTTTAAAAATAGAAAAATTTACTCGGATCTTAAGGCTTGAATGGGATCTAAATTGGCAGCTCGCATAGCTGGTAAGACTCCAAATATGAGTCCAATAAAGAGTGAGAAAGAGAATCCAAGAATTAAAGTTGAGTAAGAAAGGCTATAAGGTACCTCAAATTTAGAGAGGATCTCTCCTGCAATAATAGAAAGAGCTATGCCAAGGGTTCCCCCAATCATTCCTAAAAAAGCAGATTCGGTTAGGAATTGTATGAGAATGTCTCTTTTCTTAGCTCCAATTGCTTTTCTAATTCCAATCTCTTTATATCTTTCCGTTACAGAAACAAGCATTATGTTCATAATTCCAATGCCACCAACAATAAGAGAAATTGCAGCTATACCAGCAAGGGTTAGTGTTAATATGTTTAATATATCATTCATGGCAGAGAGAAGATCTTCCTGTTTTGCAATGACGAAATTTAATTTTCCTCTTCTTTGTTTTAAGACAAAGATTAATTTTTGTCTGTAGGTTTCTATGCTTTTATTTTCTTTAACCTGTGCAATGATGAAATTTAGAGTTTGGTCGCCCTTTAGCATTAATGCAGTGGTCAGCGGAATTATTATTCTTGAATCTAAATCTCCTAAGTTCTGACTATAGCCTCTTTCTTTTAGAATACCTATTATTCTGAAATTATGATCTCCGATCTTTATAATCTTGTTTGTTGCCTCTTTATAACTAATAGCTATACTTTTGGCTATTTTAGGTCCTACTATGCATACTTTTTCTTTGGCATCTTGCTCGTAGGATGTAAAAAACCTACCCTCAATTATTGAGTCTTTACTTATTAAGATTCCATCATTATCAGTGCCTTGTACATTGGCCTCTATGGGAAAAATCTGGTAATAGACATTATAGGGTGAGGATACTAAGGAAGAAACTAATAGTTCGTTCCTAAAGATGTTTCTAAGATATAATAGGTCATTGTAACTAAAAAGTTGAGGCATTCCTCTTCTTGGTCTTTGACCTTGTATGGATCTAAAAGTGCCTCCAGTCTCTGTGGAGGATGGAAATATTATTAGAGTATTACTGCCAAGGTTTTCTATTATCTGAAGGGTTTGGTTTTTAGCTCCTTCTCCAATAGAAATAAGCAATACAACAGAGAATACCCCTATAATTATTCCCAATATAGTCAAAAAAGATCTTAATTTATTAGATATTAGAGAATAAACAGCCAGTCTCAGATTCTCTTTAATTTGGGTTTTCATCTTTTTATCTCATTATCTATTTTTACTTTCTTATTATTGGCGATTTTGTCAATAGGGGATGTTATTATAAGATCTCCCTCTTTCAATCCTTCTTTTATTTCAATTTCGTCAAGAGTCATGTCTCCAATAATTACTTCTCTCTCTTGAGCCTTTCCATTTTCATAAACATACACATAGGTTTTTCCTTCTTTAAAAGTTATGGCGCTCAAGGGAATTGTAATAACATCTTTCTTTACTCCAATATTTATTATGGCTGAGATGGTCATTCCTTCTACTACTTTTTCTCCCAGTTGGGGAATAGGAATATATACTTCGTATGCGTAGGTTCCATCTTTATTTAAGGATGGAATTTTGCTTACATAAGTTACTTTCCCTTCCCATGGATTTTGATCAAGAGCATCTACAGTAATTATTGCTTTTTGGCCTTCTCTTATCTTTAGGACATTGTTTTCATCTACTTTCAAGATGGCATTTAGCGAGGTAGGATCAATTATGATAAAGGCAGGGTTATTTTGGGGTAAAGCTAAATTGAACATATTAAGTAAGCTTGAGAAGTTTCCCAATAAGTTGTTTAAGTTTAAGTTATTTTGTGAAATTTGTACTGTCTCATTGGGAGAGAGATTTACTTTAGCGATGAATCCATTTATGGGAGACTTAATTATTCTTTCTTCATATAATTTCTTCAAGGATTCATAATATGACTCTAAAGTTTTTATTTGATCTGATGTTATTTTAAACTCTGATTGAGAATTAAGAGTACCAAAGGCAATACTGATTTTAGCAAGATCAATTATATTTTTTATTTGCTCTATTTGCTTTTTTAAGTCTTCGGCATCTATTATTGCTAATATATCTCCTTTTTTAACTTTATCTCCTGGTTTTACCCTTACCTCTTTAACAACTCCTGAGATTTTTGGATAAATCTCTATTTTTCTTAAGAAAGAGAGGTTACCGCTTAGGTTAATTGTTAGATTTAGATCTTTCTTACTTATCTTTTCTACTTTTACAAGAATGGCGTTATTACTTTGATAGAAAACAGTTATTCCAATTGCTGTAAGGATTAGAACTATGATTAATAATCTTTTCATCTTTTCACTTCTCCTGTCCTTCAAGTTTTTCTAAGAATTCCTTTAAAAATTCAATATATCCTTTGGAATATCCTGCAAAGTTTTCTAAATTACGAAGAATAATTTTATCATATTCTTCTTTAAGAGTAGAATTATTTCCCATAAATAAATCTTTTGGAGCCTTGTAATTTTTAGTCTCGTTTATTTCTTTGAAGTATTTTGATTGTATTTCAAACAATTTACCTGCATCCTTTCTTGATGTCCATGCAGCTTTGATTCCTGCTTCTTCAGGGTTTTCTATTTTATATGGTTTTGCCTTTTTTAACGTTTCAATATATGCAGGATTTTTATTTAAAATTTGATACTCTTGATAATCTTCAAGGGTATAATGGTGGTTTTCTCCTTGAGCAATTACTTTTTCAAGATTAAAAATATTTTTTATAACATTTCCAAGAGGCATAGGATAAGCATGAAAAGGTTGGGTTAGATCTTGTAGATAGTGAAGGCTATAGGCAAAGAATCTAAATCCCCAGTAATAATCCCTTTTTTGGAAAGCTTCCCTTGCTAAATTCCAGAAGTGTATTATTCTCTTTGGGGCTTCACCTAATTTTAAAACTCCTCCAAGGGCAATGTAATACTGATGTCTCCAGCCTGAGCTTCCCCCTGTAAGCTTCTGCATGGAGTTTAAGTTGAGGTTTTCATCCATGCCATTGTCTGGTTCAGTAACATACCTTGTTATAATAGTAATGGCATCTATTGTGTCTCCTATTTTTTCTCCTCTATAAGGTATGGCATAAGCTGGGTTATAAGGAGAGGGATCATTGTAGGTATAAGGAGTTACCTTTATCTTGTTGTAGTTTTTCAACCACACATAGTCTTTTAATATTATTTCGGTCATTTCTCTGTGGGCTGACCAAGAGAAAATAGGAGATATGAGGATAAGAAATAAAATTCCTAAAAAGATAATTCTCTTTTTCATACTTTTGCCTCCCCAATCATAATATTCTTTCCCCTGAGTTCTTTTTAAAAAGGTAAATTTTTTTAGGCAATGAAAAGGCTATTTTTTCACCACAACGATATATTTCTCCTGATTTAATTTCTATTTTGATAGAGCTATTATCTTCTAACTGTACATGGAGAACCTTCGAAATGTCGGCTGGAGTTCCATCTATGAAATATATTTCACCTTTTATTTCACCATTAGGATTTATCTCTACGTCCTTTCCATGGAATCCTAAAAGATACTCTCCATCTTCTATTTTTTTATCTAAAGGAATAGTCTTATCTCTCCACATAATCTGAGAATTAATTACTTTTACTTCTAGCAGGTTCATAGAAGGTTTTCCAAAGAAGGAAGCCACAAAAGAGTTTTTAGGATTGTTTACTATTTCCTCATAAGTTCCCACTTGTATTATCTCTCCGTTATTCATAATCCCTATTAGATCTCCTATGCTTATTGCTTCAGTTTGATCATGGGTTACATATACGGAGGTTACGTTAAAGGTTACAAGTAGCTTTTTTAATTGAGCTCTTGTAATAACTCTGAGTTTTGCATCAAGATTAGATAAGGGTTCATCAAAAAGCATGACCGATGGATTTCTTATTATACATCTTCCTATGGCTACTCTTTGTTGTTCGCCTCCAGAAAGCTCTTTAGGTTTCTTATCTAATAAGTATTCAAAACCTACTCCAAGAATTTTTGCTGTCTCTCTTATTTTTTCATCAATTTCCTTTTCAGGGACCTTTTTAATCCAGAATGGAAAGGCCAAGTTTCCTCTCGCTTTATAGTGAGGATATAGAGCATAGTTTTGAAAAACCATGCCAATTCTTCTTTCGTAGGGAGACAATTCACTCACATCTTCGCTGTTAAAAAATATTTTTCCTTCGTCAGGCTTTTCTAAGCCCGCAATTACTTTTAGAAGAGTTGTTTTGCCACAACCAGAAGGGCCTAATATGGAGATAGTTTTTCCTGCTGGTATATTTAAGTTGATATTTTTAAGAGCATATATGGTTTCATTTTTTGCTTTAAAGGTTTTTGTAATATTTTCTAATCTAATCTCTATACTCATTGATTAGATGTTAAAAATTTTTTCATCAATAGGAGGATTTATCTTGAAGTTTTTATACACTCTTCTGTGAACTAATTCGTTTTGTCCATTTGTATTTTCATATTGTTCTAATTGAATTGGAATAAAATTATTCTTTTCAATATATATTCTTTGAAGCGAGTAATTATAAAGTCTGTCTCTACTATCTCCAATCTCAATTACATAACAGCTATATCCCAATATATTTACCTCTTTTATAGATTGAGGATTATACTTAGTTAGGATATCGACAATATACTCAAGACTCAGTTCGTTTACTCTTCCTCTTCTTATGGAAAGTACTATAGGATCATCTACGTTAAGAGATA
Coding sequences:
- a CDS encoding DUF2089 domain-containing protein — encoded protein: MSHPLPRCPICGNEMIIKKLECPNCKITIEGEFWVNRLASLPQEELEFLELFLKTRGNVKEMERILKLSYPTVRSKLDNILKKLGLLEEEEEPKDKVKWIINKLEKGEITVQDALKILEEGENV
- a CDS encoding ABC transporter permease — translated: MKTQIKENLRLAVYSLISNKLRSFLTILGIIIGVFSVVLLISIGEGAKNQTLQIIENLGSNTLIIFPSSTETGGTFRSIQGQRPRRGMPQLFSYNDLLYLRNIFRNELLVSSLVSSPYNVYYQIFPIEANVQGTDNDGILISKDSIIEGRFFTSYEQDAKEKVCIVGPKIAKSIAISYKEATNKIIKIGDHNFRIIGILKERGYSQNLGDLDSRIIIPLTTALMLKGDQTLNFIIAQVKENKSIETYRQKLIFVLKQRRGKLNFVIAKQEDLLSAMNDILNILTLTLAGIAAISLIVGGIGIMNIMLVSVTERYKEIGIRKAIGAKKRDILIQFLTESAFLGMIGGTLGIALSIIAGEILSKFEVPYSLSYSTLILGFSFSLFIGLIFGVLPAMRAANLDPIQALRSE
- a CDS encoding efflux RND transporter periplasmic adaptor subunit, whose protein sequence is MKRLLIIVLILTAIGITVFYQSNNAILVKVEKISKKDLNLTINLSGNLSFLRKIEIYPKISGVVKEVRVKPGDKVKKGDILAIIDAEDLKKQIEQIKNIIDLAKISIAFGTLNSQSEFKITSDQIKTLESYYESLKKLYEERIIKSPINGFIAKVNLSPNETVQISQNNLNLNNLLGNFSSLLNMFNLALPQNNPAFIIIDPTSLNAILKVDENNVLKIREGQKAIITVDALDQNPWEGKVTYVSKIPSLNKDGTYAYEVYIPIPQLGEKVVEGMTISAIINIGVKKDVITIPLSAITFKEGKTYVYVYENGKAQEREVIIGDMTLDEIEIKEGLKEGDLIITSPIDKIANNKKVKIDNEIKR
- a CDS encoding phospholipase C/P1 nuclease family protein, encoding MKKRIIFLGILFLILISPIFSWSAHREMTEIILKDYVWLKNYNKIKVTPYTYNDPSPYNPAYAIPYRGEKIGDTIDAITIITRYVTEPDNGMDENLNLNSMQKLTGGSSGWRHQYYIALGGVLKLGEAPKRIIHFWNLAREAFQKRDYYWGFRFFAYSLHYLQDLTQPFHAYPMPLGNVIKNIFNLEKVIAQGENHHYTLEDYQEYQILNKNPAYIETLKKAKPYKIENPEEAGIKAAWTSRKDAGKLFEIQSKYFKEINETKNYKAPKDLFMGNNSTLKEEYDKIILRNLENFAGYSKGYIEFLKEFLEKLEGQEK
- a CDS encoding ABC transporter ATP-binding protein, translating into MSIEIRLENITKTFKAKNETIYALKNINLNIPAGKTISILGPSGCGKTTLLKVIAGLEKPDEGKIFFNSEDVSELSPYERRIGMVFQNYALYPHYKARGNLAFPFWIKKVPEKEIDEKIRETAKILGVGFEYLLDKKPKELSGGEQQRVAIGRCIIRNPSVMLFDEPLSNLDAKLRVITRAQLKKLLVTFNVTSVYVTHDQTEAISIGDLIGIMNNGEIIQVGTYEEIVNNPKNSFVASFFGKPSMNLLEVKVINSQIMWRDKTIPLDKKIEDGEYLLGFHGKDVEINPNGEIKGEIYFIDGTPADISKVLHVQLEDNSSIKIEIKSGEIYRCGEKIAFSLPKKIYLFKKNSGERIL
- a CDS encoding LolA family protein encodes the protein MRKIRFIKYIILLLFVLTLLGTNKPSFAISYEEILQKTISSYKNLKTFSCILEVYNKAGNNEENITYEYYFQKPDKIRLEIMEGKDKGTIIVYQNGRVRYKKGGVLSFIPLSLNVDDPIVLSIRRGRVNELSLEYIVDILTKYNPQSIKEVNILGYSCYVIEIGDSRDRLYNYSLQRIYIEKNNFIPIQLEQYENTNGQNELVHRRVYKNFKINPPIDEKIFNI